In Candidatus Zixiibacteriota bacterium, one DNA window encodes the following:
- a CDS encoding C4-type zinc ribbon domain-containing protein, whose product MQNDLEMLLKLQNIDYDLEELDRSREYLPDMINNLKKEMEEVSRTLKESEERLTQQVLQRKKLELDIEEINSELTKFQKQMRDIKTNREYDALVTEIANRKTKISESEEELLKTLTEIDELQDKVKEYKEKLVEVDKNNRVQLESLGKEMDSIGIKIKQKQDERKNNSVRINKLMLATYERVKKVKGGAAVVPVKKRACSGCYKSLPPQKIQEIKKGENLITCDSCGRILTWTDEE is encoded by the coding sequence ATGCAAAACGATTTAGAGATGCTCTTGAAGCTTCAGAACATCGACTATGACTTAGAGGAGCTGGACCGTTCCAGGGAATACCTCCCGGATATGATCAATAATCTGAAGAAAGAGATGGAGGAGGTTTCCAGAACCTTAAAGGAATCAGAGGAAAGATTGACCCAGCAGGTTCTCCAGCGTAAAAAACTGGAGCTGGATATTGAAGAGATAAACTCCGAATTGACAAAATTTCAGAAACAGATGCGGGATATCAAAACCAACCGGGAATATGATGCCCTGGTCACCGAAATAGCCAATCGCAAGACAAAGATCTCAGAATCAGAAGAGGAGCTTTTAAAGACGCTGACGGAGATAGACGAGCTTCAGGACAAGGTCAAAGAGTATAAGGAGAAACTGGTTGAGGTAGATAAGAACAACCGGGTTCAACTGGAAAGTCTGGGCAAAGAGATGGACTCCATTGGCATTAAGATCAAGCAGAAACAGGATGAGAGAAAAAATAACTCGGTCCGGATAAATAAACTGATGTTAGCGACGTATGAAAGGGTCAAGAAAGTCAAAGGAGGGGCAGCAGTCGTTCCGGTAAAAAAAAGGGCTTGCAGTGGCTGTTACAAGTCGCTTCCTCCCCAGAAAATTCAAGAGATTAAAAAAGGAGAAAATCTTATCACCTGCGATAGTTGTGGCAGGATTTTAACCTGGACAGATGAGGAGTAA
- the guaB gene encoding IMP dehydrogenase, with protein MKKSVEKTGLTFDDVLLIPQKSEVLPKEVNIKTSVARGIELNIPILSAAMDTVTESRLAIALAREGGLGVVHKNMPVKIQALEVDKVKRSESGMIVEPVTLPPDRTIGEALEVMKRFSISGIPVTQKGKLVGIVTNRDLRFEKKLHKKISEVMTKDKLITVPEGTDLEKAKEILHEKRIEKLPIVDKRGYLKGLITVKDIMKNIQYPSACKDARGRLRVGAALGVSKDLLERAEALIAAGVDILVIDSSHGHSRGVLASLEKVKNSFPGVTLMAGNVATAQGTKDLIEAGTDCVKVGIGPGSICTTRVVTGAGVPQITAIMDCAEEAEKHKIPIIADGGIKYSGDIAKALAAGANAVMIGSLFAGTEESPGETVLFEGRSYKIYRGMGSLEAMRAGSGDRYFQEEEDIKKMVPEGIEGRVPHRGSLSESVYQLIGGLRSGMGICGAKNIAELQKKAQFIQITSAGLRESHPHGVIITKEAPNYRTN; from the coding sequence ATGAAGAAAAGCGTTGAGAAAACAGGGCTGACTTTTGATGACGTTCTTTTGATCCCGCAGAAATCCGAGGTTTTGCCTAAAGAAGTTAATATCAAGACTTCAGTTGCCAGAGGGATAGAGCTTAATATTCCTATCTTAAGTGCGGCAATGGACACGGTAACAGAATCCAGGCTGGCAATAGCTTTAGCCCGGGAGGGCGGATTGGGTGTTGTTCACAAGAATATGCCGGTGAAAATCCAGGCCCTGGAGGTGGATAAGGTCAAACGCTCTGAAAGCGGAATGATAGTCGAGCCGGTTACCTTGCCGCCTGACCGGACCATCGGAGAAGCCCTGGAGGTGATGAAGAGATTTTCCATATCCGGGATACCTGTGACCCAGAAAGGGAAATTGGTCGGTATCGTTACAAACCGGGACTTAAGATTCGAAAAAAAGCTGCATAAGAAAATCTCCGAGGTAATGACAAAAGATAAGCTGATCACGGTTCCCGAAGGAACCGATTTAGAGAAAGCCAAGGAGATTTTGCACGAGAAAAGGATTGAAAAGCTTCCGATCGTGGACAAGCGGGGTTACTTAAAGGGATTGATAACTGTCAAGGATATAATGAAGAATATTCAATACCCTAGCGCCTGTAAGGATGCAAGAGGCAGACTCAGAGTCGGAGCAGCCTTAGGAGTATCAAAAGACCTGCTCGAAAGGGCAGAAGCATTAATTGCTGCAGGCGTAGATATCCTGGTCATCGATTCCTCGCACGGTCATTCCCGAGGGGTGCTGGCAAGCTTAGAGAAGGTGAAGAACAGCTTCCCCGGAGTAACTCTTATGGCAGGGAATGTGGCTACCGCTCAAGGAACAAAAGATTTGATCGAGGCCGGAACTGATTGCGTAAAAGTGGGGATTGGTCCAGGGTCTATCTGCACCACCAGGGTTGTTACCGGAGCAGGGGTTCCCCAGATAACGGCGATTATGGATTGTGCGGAGGAGGCAGAAAAGCACAAGATTCCGATCATTGCCGACGGCGGCATAAAATATTCTGGAGATATAGCCAAAGCCTTAGCCGCAGGAGCAAATGCGGTGATGATTGGCTCTCTTTTTGCCGGAACCGAGGAAAGTCCTGGCGAGACAGTCCTGTTTGAGGGGCGCAGTTATAAAATCTACCGCGGCATGGGTTCTCTGGAAGCGATGAGAGCAGGAAGCGGAGACAGGTATTTTCAAGAAGAAGAGGATATAAAGAAGATGGTTCCAGAGGGCATAGAGGGCAGGGTGCCGCATAGAGGGTCTCTTTCCGAGTCAGTGTATCAGCTAATCGGAGGTCTGAGGTCCGGGATGGGTATCTGCGGAGCTAAAAATATTGCTGAATTGCAGAAGAAAGCTCAATTTATTCAGATAACTAGTGCTGGCTTGCGAGAAAGTCATCCCCATGGAGTTATCATCACTAAAGAAGCTCCTAATTACAGAACCAACTGA
- the recJ gene encoding single-stranded-DNA-specific exonuclease RecJ — MELRWEFPQKIDENKCEELSSELGLPPVVGKILINRGYSEPEEARNFLNPSLNDLYDPFCFKDMEKGVEKVISALKENERIMIFGDYDVDGITSASLMYLVLTKLGAQVSYYLPNRLVEGYGLSEEGILEAERRGAKLIISVDCGINAVKEVDFAKKKGIDCIITDHHEPAETLPDACAIINPKQEGETYKGKELSGVGVAFKLAQAIYRKLGQDEKELEDHLDLVALGTAADIVPLLGENRILTRYGLLQVAKTSKPGLKSLIFISGLMGKEIGTGQVVFILAPRINAVGRLGDAERAIKLLTTRDERLASEISRVLDEENRKRKNIDEGTLEQALELIQEEVDLENDKAIILASAGWHQGVIGIVASRVAERFYRPTVMISIDGEEGKGSARSIPGFHLFEALKECEDCLLKYGGHKYAAGLSISAKEIESFKEKFKLVSSRIIKDEDLIPRLSVDAELELEEIQDELISALELFAPFGPGNLKPVFVTRGLELADDAYVVGKNHLRLKVKKNGIIMDAIGFNLGDFAKPLAMRGTKIDLAYVLELNVWNGNSKIQMRLKDLQMR, encoded by the coding sequence GTGGAATTGAGATGGGAATTTCCCCAAAAAATAGATGAGAACAAGTGCGAAGAGCTCTCATCTGAATTAGGGCTGCCTCCAGTAGTCGGAAAAATTCTGATCAATCGGGGGTATTCAGAACCAGAAGAAGCCAGGAACTTCTTAAACCCCAGCCTGAACGATCTGTACGACCCGTTCTGCTTTAAGGATATGGAGAAAGGGGTTGAAAAAGTCATCTCCGCTTTGAAGGAAAACGAGAGGATAATGATTTTCGGAGACTACGACGTGGACGGGATCACCTCAGCTTCTCTTATGTATCTGGTTTTGACCAAATTAGGAGCCCAGGTCTCATATTATCTGCCTAACCGACTGGTCGAAGGTTATGGACTTTCTGAGGAAGGAATTTTAGAGGCTGAAAGAAGGGGAGCAAAACTTATTATCTCAGTCGATTGCGGTATCAATGCAGTAAAAGAGGTTGATTTTGCTAAGAAGAAGGGGATAGATTGTATCATTACTGATCATCATGAGCCGGCTGAGACCTTACCGGATGCCTGCGCTATTATCAATCCCAAGCAGGAAGGAGAGACCTATAAGGGAAAGGAACTTTCCGGAGTAGGAGTGGCTTTTAAATTAGCTCAAGCTATTTACAGAAAATTGGGTCAGGATGAAAAAGAATTAGAGGACCATCTTGACTTAGTAGCCCTGGGAACTGCCGCAGACATTGTCCCTCTCCTGGGTGAGAACAGGATTTTGACCAGATACGGGCTTTTGCAGGTTGCCAAAACCTCCAAACCGGGGCTTAAATCTCTAATCTTCATCTCAGGGCTGATGGGAAAGGAGATCGGGACAGGACAGGTTGTGTTCATCCTGGCCCCGCGGATAAACGCAGTAGGAAGATTAGGAGATGCGGAAAGGGCAATCAAGCTCCTGACAACCAGAGATGAGAGATTAGCTTCGGAGATCTCACGGGTTTTGGATGAGGAGAATAGAAAAAGAAAAAATATAGATGAGGGAACCCTGGAACAGGCTTTAGAGCTGATCCAGGAAGAGGTTGACCTGGAAAATGATAAGGCGATTATTTTAGCTTCTGCTGGCTGGCATCAGGGAGTTATCGGGATAGTCGCCTCAAGAGTTGCCGAAAGATTCTACAGGCCAACCGTGATGATTTCCATAGATGGTGAAGAAGGAAAGGGTTCAGCCAGGAGTATCCCCGGATTTCACCTGTTCGAGGCTCTAAAAGAATGCGAGGATTGTCTCTTGAAATACGGGGGTCACAAGTATGCGGCTGGTCTTTCTATCTCAGCTAAGGAGATCGAATCCTTCAAAGAGAAATTTAAATTAGTTTCATCCAGGATAATTAAAGATGAGGATTTAATTCCCAGGCTTTCTGTGGATGCCGAGCTGGAGCTGGAGGAGATTCAAGATGAGCTTATATCTGCCCTGGAGCTTTTTGCTCCTTTTGGCCCCGGCAATTTAAAACCGGTTTTCGTGACCAGAGGTCTGGAATTAGCGGATGATGCCTACGTGGTAGGAAAGAATCATCTGAGGTTGAAAGTGAAGAAAAACGGGATAATTATGGATGCTATCGGGTTTAATTTAGGAGATTTTGCCAAACCTCTGGCAATGCGGGGCACAAAAATAGATTTAGCTTACGTGCTGGAGCTCAACGTTTGGAATGGAAACTCCAAAATCCAGATGCGTCTTAAAGACCTGCAGATGAGATAA